One Granulicella sp. 5B5 DNA window includes the following coding sequences:
- a CDS encoding glutamine synthetase family protein produces the protein MSSEFRNFLELSYEELEELNLKAKEQRKKRVSIDVIREERLAYLNDTPGIKAVTVLFSDLEGRLHMLDYDKKFLVKSYDNLTFDGSSIRGFTAQKESDLRLGLDWSAFYWVPADIFGAGKVLIFGEVIDKNGDHYSGDLRGVLKDYADAQYKKNGYTLNAANEIEGFLFEGLDAERNYPLIGKFEYTNQGGYYHSLPGDPLREFIDMTAEVQRAMGFENEKDHPEVAPSQFEINYSYGDVVAAADQIQLYKLICRQVATQMGMTASFLPKPVTGVNGSGMHTNVSITKGGKNLFWDPKGEEKISKLAWTFVDKILTHGNDICLLFNASVNSYRRLDPHFEAPNQIKASATDRGSMVRIPIGNEKSARVEVRSVGPDANPYLVLYTVFKTGLDGNLSKAKNLRQAERYLPDNIYTALEDFRAAEWCSTMLGADVKERYAELKQGSADRCPRLLGSQIKPCEIQFHHEVYNQLLWGQF, from the coding sequence ATGTCGAGCGAATTTCGCAATTTTCTTGAGTTGTCGTACGAGGAGCTGGAAGAGCTCAACCTGAAGGCCAAAGAGCAGCGCAAGAAGCGCGTTTCGATCGATGTGATCCGCGAAGAGCGGTTGGCGTACCTGAACGACACGCCAGGCATCAAGGCTGTGACGGTGTTGTTCTCGGACCTCGAAGGCCGGCTGCACATGCTGGACTACGACAAGAAGTTCCTGGTGAAGAGCTACGACAACCTGACGTTCGATGGCAGCTCGATCCGCGGCTTTACGGCGCAGAAGGAGAGCGACCTTCGTCTGGGCCTCGACTGGAGCGCGTTCTACTGGGTGCCGGCGGACATCTTCGGCGCGGGCAAGGTGCTGATCTTCGGCGAGGTGATCGACAAGAACGGCGACCACTACTCAGGCGACCTGCGCGGTGTGCTGAAGGATTACGCGGACGCACAGTACAAGAAGAATGGCTACACGCTGAACGCTGCCAACGAAATCGAAGGCTTCCTATTCGAGGGCCTCGATGCGGAGCGCAACTACCCGCTGATCGGCAAGTTTGAATACACCAACCAGGGCGGCTACTACCATTCGCTGCCGGGCGACCCGCTGCGTGAGTTCATCGACATGACGGCCGAAGTGCAGCGCGCGATGGGCTTTGAGAACGAGAAGGACCATCCCGAGGTCGCGCCAAGCCAGTTCGAGATCAACTACAGCTACGGCGATGTGGTTGCGGCTGCTGACCAGATCCAGTTGTACAAGCTGATCTGCCGTCAGGTGGCAACGCAGATGGGCATGACGGCGAGCTTCCTGCCTAAGCCTGTGACGGGCGTGAACGGCTCGGGCATGCACACCAACGTGTCGATCACCAAGGGCGGCAAGAATCTGTTCTGGGACCCCAAGGGCGAAGAGAAGATCTCGAAGCTGGCTTGGACGTTCGTGGACAAGATCCTGACGCATGGCAACGACATCTGTCTGCTGTTCAATGCGAGCGTGAACTCGTACCGCCGTCTCGACCCGCACTTTGAGGCACCGAACCAGATCAAGGCATCGGCGACGGACCGCGGCTCGATGGTGCGCATCCCGATCGGCAACGAGAAGTCGGCGCGCGTTGAGGTGCGTTCGGTAGGCCCGGATGCGAACCCGTACCTGGTGCTGTACACGGTGTTCAAGACTGGCCTCGACGGCAACCTGTCGAAGGCGAAGAACCTGCGCCAGGCAGAGCGCTATCTGCCGGACAACATCTACACGGCGCTCGAGGACTTCCGCGCGGCGGAGTGGTGCTCGACGATGCTGGGTGCCGATGTGAAGGAGCGCTATGCGGAGCTGAAACAGGGCTCGGCGGACCGTTGCCCGCGCCTGCTGGGCTCGCAGATCAAGCCGTGCGAGATCCAGTTCCACCACGAGGTCTACAACCAGCTCCTGTGGGGCCAGTTCTAA
- a CDS encoding carbon-nitrogen hydrolase, protein MKNTTTRVALIQMSCEPSTEANLAKAVARVREAAENGARLICLPELFRAQYFCQREDHALFSTAESIPGPSTAALAEVVREHNIVVIASLFERRAAGLYHNTAAILDHASETKDNIASIYRKMHIPDDPLYYEKFYFTPGDLGFLAQHTSAGPIGTLVCWDQWYPEGARVTALKGAETLFFPTAIGWHPSEKVEYGVRQYDAWQTIQRAHAIANGVFVCAVNRVGHEHGDVIHEGVEMPGPGDHTPQSGIEFWGGSFIADPFGRILAKASHDKEEILYADLDSKEVEITRQHWPFLRDRRIDAYGGITSRFLD, encoded by the coding sequence ATGAAGAACACCACCACCCGCGTCGCCCTCATCCAGATGTCCTGCGAGCCTTCCACCGAGGCCAACCTCGCCAAGGCCGTCGCCCGCGTGCGCGAGGCCGCCGAGAACGGCGCCCGCCTCATCTGCCTGCCGGAGCTCTTCCGCGCGCAGTACTTCTGCCAGCGCGAGGACCACGCCCTCTTCTCCACCGCCGAGTCCATCCCCGGCCCCTCGACCGCCGCACTCGCCGAGGTCGTCCGCGAGCACAACATCGTCGTCATTGCCAGCCTCTTCGAGCGCCGGGCCGCGGGTCTGTACCACAACACCGCTGCCATCCTCGATCATGCCAGCGAGACCAAAGATAACATCGCCAGCATCTACCGCAAGATGCACATCCCCGACGACCCGCTCTACTACGAGAAGTTCTACTTCACGCCCGGCGATCTCGGCTTCCTCGCCCAGCACACCTCCGCCGGCCCCATCGGCACGCTCGTCTGCTGGGACCAGTGGTACCCCGAAGGCGCCCGCGTCACCGCGCTCAAAGGCGCCGAGACGCTCTTCTTTCCCACCGCCATCGGCTGGCACCCCAGCGAAAAGGTCGAGTACGGCGTCCGCCAGTACGACGCCTGGCAGACCATCCAGCGTGCCCACGCCATCGCCAACGGAGTCTTCGTCTGCGCAGTCAACCGCGTCGGCCACGAGCACGGAGACGTCATCCACGAAGGCGTCGAGATGCCCGGCCCCGGCGACCACACTCCGCAATCCGGCATCGAGTTCTGGGGCGGCAGCTTCATCGCAGACCCCTTCGGCCGCATCCTCGCCAAGGCCTCGCACGACAAGGAAGAGATTCTCTACGCCGATCTCGACAGCAAGGAAGTCGAGATCACCCGCCAGCACTGGCCCTTCCTCCGCGACCGCCGCATCGACGCCTACGGCGGCATCACCAGCCGCTTCCTCGACTAA
- a CDS encoding oligogalacturonate lyase family protein, with product MHRHTRTLAAFAAVVLLPLALTAQREPLKPSGTGAVPPKTWVDKDTGHRVFRLTDEPGSSGFYFNINAYTPDLKTMVYSAPDGIHGMDLATKKSWLIVPNPPRPAGADENQFRFGGVHAIIAGRVTNSVFYSQADPVTHVVTLYKADVYTKKITKLTALPKGMNVATINADETLGAGTINDNRDNSRDYGQQRVAPKGVQNGPLVQPANKGEMMEQRLAARIPLTLYTINLKTGHLTPLLHSTDWVNHLLFSPKDPHLLMYCHEGPWQKVNRIWMIHTDGTHNTLIHKRRIAMEIAGHEFWGIDGETIWYDWQPIKGQDFYLAGYDLQNGKRTAYHMERNDWSIHFNLTKDLNIFTGDGGDPGQVARAKDGEWIELFHPHLVDTTGALNDPDFFQPGYFVSEHLVNMAHHNYRLEPNVRFSPDASMVIFTSNMFGPSYVFGVEVNKADNPPADEIKSTPALGEEFNPGKPTPVHAVQ from the coding sequence ATGCACCGCCACACCAGAACTCTCGCGGCCTTCGCCGCCGTCGTCCTTCTGCCGCTTGCCCTTACCGCCCAGCGCGAACCCCTCAAGCCCTCCGGCACCGGCGCCGTCCCACCCAAAACCTGGGTCGACAAGGACACCGGCCACCGCGTCTTCCGTCTCACCGACGAGCCCGGCTCCTCCGGCTTCTACTTCAACATCAACGCCTACACCCCCGATCTCAAGACGATGGTCTACTCCGCGCCCGACGGCATCCACGGCATGGACCTCGCCACCAAAAAGTCCTGGCTCATCGTCCCCAACCCGCCGCGCCCCGCAGGTGCTGACGAGAACCAGTTCCGCTTCGGCGGAGTCCATGCCATCATCGCCGGCCGCGTCACCAACTCCGTCTTCTACTCGCAGGCCGACCCCGTCACGCACGTTGTCACGCTCTACAAGGCCGATGTCTACACCAAAAAGATCACCAAACTCACCGCTCTGCCCAAGGGCATGAACGTCGCCACCATCAACGCCGACGAGACACTCGGCGCGGGCACCATCAACGACAACCGCGACAACTCCCGCGACTACGGCCAGCAGCGCGTCGCTCCCAAGGGCGTCCAGAACGGCCCGCTCGTGCAGCCCGCCAACAAGGGCGAGATGATGGAACAACGCCTCGCTGCCCGCATCCCACTCACGCTCTACACCATCAACCTCAAGACCGGCCATCTCACTCCACTGCTGCATTCCACCGACTGGGTCAACCACCTGCTCTTCAGCCCCAAGGACCCGCACTTGCTGATGTACTGCCATGAAGGCCCATGGCAGAAGGTCAACCGCATCTGGATGATCCACACCGACGGCACGCACAACACCCTCATCCACAAGCGCCGCATCGCCATGGAGATCGCCGGCCACGAGTTCTGGGGCATCGACGGCGAGACCATCTGGTACGACTGGCAGCCCATCAAGGGCCAGGACTTCTACCTCGCCGGCTACGACCTCCAGAACGGCAAGCGCACCGCCTACCACATGGAGCGCAACGACTGGTCCATCCACTTCAACCTCACCAAGGACCTCAACATCTTCACCGGCGATGGCGGCGATCCCGGCCAGGTCGCCCGCGCCAAGGACGGCGAGTGGATCGAGCTCTTCCACCCACACCTCGTCGACACCACCGGCGCGCTCAATGACCCCGACTTCTTCCAGCCCGGCTACTTCGTCTCCGAGCACCTCGTCAACATGGCCCACCACAACTACCGCCTCGAGCCCAACGTGCGCTTCTCCCCCGATGCCTCGATGGTCATCTTCACCAGCAACATGTTTGGCCCCAGCTACGTCTTCGGCGTCGAAGTGAACAAGGCCGACAACCCGCCCGCCGACGAAATCAAATCCACCCCAGCACTCGGCGAAGAGTTCAACCCCGGCAAACCAACACCCGTCCACGCCGTGCAGTAG
- a CDS encoding DUF3455 domain-containing protein, translating into MILPFALLALTLAPQAADTTTPPSTVQVKLTAEGIGVQIYSCVQQDGKFQWKFQEPQATLFDRTTHQPVGTHSAGPTWTWNDGSAITGKVVQSQPSAGSVAWLLLDATPSGSTIGALTGVTMVRRSNTQGGAAPATGCDAQNVDVTIKVPYQATYTFYEPAH; encoded by the coding sequence ATGATCCTCCCCTTCGCCCTGCTCGCTCTCACGCTCGCCCCGCAGGCAGCCGACACCACCACCCCGCCCTCCACCGTGCAGGTGAAGCTCACCGCCGAAGGCATCGGCGTGCAGATCTACAGCTGCGTTCAGCAGGACGGCAAGTTCCAGTGGAAGTTCCAGGAGCCGCAGGCCACGCTCTTCGACCGCACCACGCACCAGCCCGTCGGCACCCACTCCGCCGGCCCCACCTGGACGTGGAACGACGGCAGCGCCATCACCGGCAAGGTCGTTCAGTCGCAGCCGTCAGCCGGCAGCGTCGCTTGGCTGCTGCTTGACGCTACGCCCTCCGGTTCGACCATAGGCGCGCTCACCGGTGTCACCATGGTGCGCCGCTCCAACACACAAGGCGGAGCCGCCCCCGCCACCGGCTGCGACGCGCAGAACGTCGATGTCACCATCAAGGTTCCTTATCAGGCCACCTACACCTTCTACGAGCCCGCGCACTAA